A genomic region of Papaver somniferum cultivar HN1 chromosome 7, ASM357369v1, whole genome shotgun sequence contains the following coding sequences:
- the LOC113295167 gene encoding uncharacterized protein LOC113295167, translated as MVTSSSDYSSSSSDEDSRIPLAKARANMDHAKKTINGMSLDELKAARDELLKRKDKEEITAEYREKKPSDSDPSDVEEEPWEPEERRSRLYPPHREIEWQVKDDLQAACDEEDYLDAIYGDVEEEFPDDSDSDSEKESGEDSSEDDDDDDDDESDDFDD; from the exons ATGGTGACCTCCAGCAGTGATTATTCCTctagctcttctgatgaggattccaggATTCCTTTGGCCAAAGCACGTGCCAATATGGATCATGCTAAGAAGACAATAAATGGCATGTCCCTCGATGAGCTGAAAGCTGCTCGCGATGAACTCTTGAAGAGGAAGGACAAAGAGGAGATAACTGCTGAGTATCGGGAGAAGAAAC CCTCAGACTCAGATCCCTCAGATGTCGAGGAAGAACCCTGGGAGCCGGAGGAACGCAGAAGTAGGCTGTATCCACCTCACAGGGAAATTGAGTGGCAGGTTAAGGATGATCTTCAAGCTGCATGTGATGAAGAAGACTACTTGGATGCAATATATGGCGATGTCGAAGAAGAATTCCCTGATGATTCAGACAGTGATTCCGAGAAAGAGTCCGGAGAGGATTCCtcggaggatgatgatgatgatgatgatgacgaatcGGATGACTTTGACGATTAG